The following proteins come from a genomic window of Halomarina ordinaria:
- a CDS encoding universal stress protein, whose protein sequence is MYERILVPTDGSDVAENAVDHAMDLARRYDATVHALYVVDVDAMEVSLGTEQIDRLRAGRFNEMDEVRERAEAATGYIAEAGDEFGVDVVEHVASGVPHRVVAKYAGNHDIDLVVMGSHGRSGVRRALLGSVTERVLRSTHVPVLVVDVQPDDG, encoded by the coding sequence ATGTACGAACGTATCCTCGTACCCACCGACGGAAGCGACGTCGCGGAGAACGCCGTCGACCACGCGATGGACCTCGCGCGGCGCTACGACGCGACCGTCCACGCGCTGTACGTCGTCGACGTCGACGCGATGGAGGTGTCACTCGGCACCGAACAGATCGACCGACTCCGCGCGGGCCGGTTCAACGAGATGGACGAAGTCCGGGAGCGGGCGGAGGCCGCGACCGGGTACATCGCCGAGGCGGGCGACGAGTTCGGCGTCGACGTCGTCGAACACGTCGCGAGCGGTGTCCCTCACCGTGTGGTCGCCAAGTACGCCGGGAACCACGACATCGACCTCGTCGTGATGGGGAGCCACGGACGCTCCGGCGTCCGGCGCGCCCTGCTCGGGAGCGTCACCGAGCGCGTCCTGCGCTCGACGCACGTCCCCGTCCTCGTCGTAGACGTGCAACCGGACGACGGGTGA
- a CDS encoding sodium:solute symporter family transporter encodes MTVESLSLLQSSGLLPEGLNVSFKLLPAILVLSMLGLFLVIGFVFRVADAEDMWVAGRSIGNLENGAAIGANWMSAASYLGMAALIALSGVYGLAFVVGWTTAFFIVLIFMAAQMRRFGKYTAPDFVGDRFNSDAARAIAAITTFLIGFVYAIGQARGMALVGLYVFGDIGLLGLTGYQSMVVFMMTITVGYLTLSGMLGATKNQAVQYTILIAAFLIGLYVVGFSQGYSTVLPQVEYGQLIGELGSEFSEPFANESYYLWIATCFSLIVGTAGLPHVLVRFYTVESERTARWSTVWGLFFICLLYWSAPAFAAFGSDLYAQEVGPVYGANGMDSAAADVIVVLATQLAGLPQWFVGFVAAGGIAAAIATVAGLFIAGSSAISHDIYTNIINPDATQRQQVLVGRLSIILLGVITTLAALDPAAPIAALVSYAFSLAGSVLFPMFFLGLWWENTNREGAITGMLTGLVLWSIPMINEVVPNYLGGVEGPLVAGLAQWMPAIGSALIATPIVFAVTIGVSLLTDEPDLQTKMLVRQCHSPEPMHETTAAEAVASSERTDSGTPADD; translated from the coding sequence ATGACGGTGGAATCCCTCTCCCTCCTCCAGTCCAGCGGGTTGCTTCCGGAGGGGCTCAACGTCTCGTTCAAACTCCTTCCGGCCATCCTCGTGCTCTCGATGCTCGGGTTGTTCCTCGTCATCGGGTTCGTCTTTCGCGTGGCCGACGCCGAGGACATGTGGGTGGCGGGCCGTTCCATCGGCAACCTGGAGAACGGCGCCGCGATCGGCGCCAACTGGATGTCGGCGGCCTCCTACCTCGGGATGGCGGCGCTCATCGCGCTGTCGGGGGTGTACGGACTGGCGTTCGTCGTCGGCTGGACGACGGCGTTCTTCATCGTCCTGATCTTCATGGCCGCACAGATGCGCCGGTTCGGGAAGTACACGGCGCCGGACTTCGTCGGCGACCGCTTCAACTCCGACGCCGCCCGGGCCATCGCGGCCATCACGACGTTCCTCATCGGGTTCGTCTACGCCATCGGGCAGGCCCGGGGGATGGCGCTGGTCGGTCTGTACGTCTTCGGTGACATCGGCCTGCTCGGCCTGACCGGCTACCAGTCGATGGTCGTCTTCATGATGACCATCACGGTCGGCTATCTGACGCTGTCGGGGATGCTCGGGGCGACGAAGAACCAGGCCGTCCAGTACACCATCCTCATCGCCGCGTTCCTCATCGGGCTGTACGTCGTCGGCTTTTCGCAGGGGTACTCGACGGTGCTCCCCCAGGTAGAGTACGGACAGCTCATCGGCGAACTCGGGAGCGAGTTCTCCGAGCCGTTCGCCAACGAGAGCTACTACCTCTGGATCGCGACGTGTTTCTCGCTCATCGTCGGAACCGCGGGGCTCCCGCACGTCCTCGTCCGGTTCTACACCGTCGAGAGCGAACGGACGGCGCGCTGGTCGACCGTGTGGGGGCTGTTCTTCATCTGTCTGCTCTACTGGAGCGCCCCCGCGTTCGCGGCGTTCGGCTCCGACCTCTACGCGCAGGAGGTCGGCCCGGTGTACGGCGCGAACGGGATGGACAGCGCCGCGGCCGACGTCATCGTCGTGCTGGCGACGCAGCTCGCGGGACTGCCGCAGTGGTTCGTCGGCTTCGTCGCGGCCGGCGGCATCGCCGCCGCCATCGCGACGGTCGCCGGTCTGTTCATCGCCGGGTCGTCCGCTATCTCGCACGACATCTACACCAACATCATCAACCCGGACGCGACCCAGCGCCAGCAGGTGCTGGTCGGCCGTCTGAGCATCATCCTGCTCGGCGTCATCACGACGCTGGCCGCGCTGGACCCGGCCGCACCCATCGCGGCGCTGGTCTCCTACGCGTTCTCGCTGGCCGGGTCGGTGCTGTTCCCGATGTTCTTCCTCGGACTCTGGTGGGAGAACACGAACCGCGAGGGGGCGATCACCGGCATGCTCACCGGGCTCGTCCTCTGGTCGATTCCGATGATCAACGAGGTCGTCCCGAACTACCTGGGCGGCGTCGAAGGGCCGCTGGTCGCCGGACTGGCCCAGTGGATGCCGGCCATCGGGTCGGCGTTGATCGCCACGCCGATCGTGTTCGCGGTCACCATCGGCGTCTCGCTGCTCACCGACGAACCCGACCTGCAGACGAAGATGCTGGTCCGTCAGTGTCACAGCCCCGAGCCGATGCACGAGACGACAGCCGCCGAGGCGGTGGCGTCGAGCGAGCGCACCGACAGCGGAACACCCGCGGACGACTGA
- a CDS encoding nitrite/sulfite reductase has translation MPHKKEEWKGACYGDEVREKLLAFAEAGWDSIPEDEREAWFTRFKFWGLFHQRSGQESYFMMRLSNADGVLKPGQLRAIADVADEYATGPASNPEFGNGYIDLTTRQSVQLHWIKLEDVPAIWERLEGVGVTTRSAGGDTMRNVTGSPTAGKDAREVLDTRPLLARIQEGLRGDDALANLPRKFNISVSGIPDGAAQDALNDIGLEPAVTDLDGEERVGFNVRVGGGLGGHEPRVARPLDVFVTPERAYDVVRGFVELYHDLGNRQNRRKNRSRFFVDERGPAAIRTVLQEEYVDFPLRTAGTDFRDRYSYNAGRGDAGPADYVGVHDQHDGRYYVGLNVPVGRLPATDAVALADLAGEFGSGEVRLTRRQNPLIMDVPEADVAALLAEPLLETYPPEPNPFQRGGMACTGTEFCSLALTETKARMARMLRWLRDNVDLPDDVEEVKIHFSGCTADCGHANTADIGLLGMRARKDGEMVEALDIGVGGGLGPDPGFVDWIRQRVPADEVPGALASLLEAFAAHREDGQTFREWVAATPEEALVELCAPAETDYEDPCMYDAKQSWYPFAEGASPAPTAPDGTPLPSDD, from the coding sequence GGGCCTGCTACGGCGACGAGGTGCGCGAGAAGCTCCTCGCGTTCGCCGAGGCCGGGTGGGATTCGATTCCCGAGGACGAGCGCGAGGCGTGGTTCACCCGGTTCAAGTTCTGGGGGCTGTTCCACCAGCGCTCGGGGCAGGAGAGCTACTTCATGATGCGCCTGAGCAACGCCGACGGCGTCCTGAAGCCGGGGCAGTTGCGCGCCATCGCCGACGTCGCCGACGAGTACGCCACCGGCCCGGCGTCGAACCCCGAGTTCGGCAACGGCTACATCGACCTGACCACGCGCCAGTCGGTGCAACTCCACTGGATCAAACTGGAGGACGTCCCAGCCATCTGGGAGCGTCTGGAGGGCGTCGGCGTCACGACCCGCTCCGCGGGCGGCGACACGATGCGCAACGTGACGGGCAGCCCCACCGCCGGCAAGGACGCCCGCGAGGTGCTCGACACCCGTCCCCTGCTCGCACGCATCCAGGAGGGCCTGCGCGGCGACGACGCCCTCGCCAACCTGCCCCGGAAGTTCAACATCAGCGTCTCGGGCATCCCCGACGGCGCCGCCCAGGACGCGCTCAACGATATCGGCCTCGAACCCGCGGTGACGGACCTCGACGGGGAGGAGCGCGTCGGTTTCAACGTCCGTGTCGGCGGCGGCCTCGGCGGCCACGAACCGCGGGTCGCCCGCCCGCTCGACGTGTTCGTCACCCCCGAACGCGCCTACGACGTCGTCCGGGGGTTCGTCGAACTGTACCACGACCTGGGGAACCGTCAAAACCGCCGGAAGAACCGGAGTCGCTTCTTCGTCGACGAGCGCGGCCCGGCCGCGATTCGGACGGTCCTCCAGGAGGAGTACGTCGACTTCCCGCTCCGGACCGCCGGGACGGACTTCCGCGACCGCTACTCGTACAACGCGGGGCGGGGCGACGCCGGTCCCGCCGACTACGTCGGCGTCCACGACCAGCACGACGGCCGCTACTACGTCGGGCTGAACGTCCCCGTCGGGCGGCTGCCGGCCACCGACGCCGTCGCGCTGGCCGACCTCGCGGGCGAGTTCGGCTCCGGGGAGGTGCGTCTCACCCGCCGGCAGAACCCCCTCATCATGGACGTCCCCGAGGCGGACGTCGCCGCTCTGCTCGCCGAGCCGCTGCTGGAGACGTACCCGCCGGAACCGAACCCCTTCCAGCGCGGCGGGATGGCCTGTACCGGGACCGAGTTCTGCTCGCTCGCGCTCACGGAGACGAAGGCGCGGATGGCCCGGATGCTCCGCTGGCTCCGGGACAACGTCGACCTCCCCGACGACGTCGAGGAGGTCAAGATTCACTTCTCGGGTTGCACCGCCGACTGCGGCCACGCCAACACGGCCGACATCGGCCTGCTGGGGATGCGCGCCCGAAAGGACGGCGAGATGGTCGAGGCGCTCGACATCGGGGTCGGCGGCGGCCTCGGTCCCGACCCGGGCTTCGTCGACTGGATTCGCCAGCGCGTCCCCGCCGACGAGGTGCCCGGCGCGCTCGCGAGCCTCCTCGAAGCGTTCGCCGCCCACCGCGAGGACGGCCAGACGTTCCGCGAGTGGGTCGCCGCCACGCCCGAGGAGGCGCTGGTCGAGCTGTGTGCCCCCGCGGAGACGGACTACGAGGACCCGTGCATGTACGACGCGAAGCAGTCGTGGTACCCCTTCGCCGAGGGGGCGAGTCCGGCGCCGACCGCACCCGACGGGACGCCGCTCCCCTCCGACGACTAG